The following proteins come from a genomic window of Nitrospira sp.:
- a CDS encoding FAD-dependent oxidoreductase, giving the protein MNQCCLIPFRLQPYPTLLLLSLSRAKQDANNLSSWRHHAIHRRNDDGTGAIPGSLTHAEVVLRFGGTGLSHDIVPHVNMYNREPRGSIESMTNRLVLIIGAGPTGLALALWLTRLGVAVRIIDKTDEPGTTSRALAVQVRTLELYRQLGMADSLITRGVKIAGVNLWVKGAKAARVPFQGIGEGLSPYPFVLVFPQDIHERLLIERLDALGVKVERGTELIRFDEQADGVQAMLKRKAGDEEVCEAAYLAGCDGASSTVREHLAVGFPGGTYGGLFFVADVEADGPTTDGELHVDLEEADFVLVFPLKGKGRLRLVGTVREPPNGTPHALTFEDVRGRAVEHLKLDVVRVNWFSTYHVHHRVASRFRKGRIFLLGDAAHIHSPVGGQGMNTGIGDAVNLAWKLAAVLRSDAADHLLDTYEAERIAFARRLVATTDRVFTIVTQRGVIARWIRTKLVPLMAPLLFRVASLRRFFFRTASQIGVNYRHSPLSAGHAGSVHGGDRLPWVETEPGTGNFDPLTSLVWQVHVYGEPRPGIADVCRKLQLPLHVFPWHPAMKQAGLKHGSLYLIRPDGYVALADPESDPERLHRYCDERGVRYSC; this is encoded by the coding sequence ATGAATCAATGTTGCCTCATACCGTTTCGTCTCCAGCCATACCCCACGCTTCTCCTTCTCTCGCTGTCGCGCGCCAAACAGGATGCGAACAATCTCAGTTCGTGGCGACATCATGCTATCCATCGCCGTAATGATGACGGAACTGGTGCTATCCCTGGAAGTCTGACTCACGCCGAGGTGGTATTGAGATTCGGAGGTACCGGCCTGTCGCATGACATTGTTCCGCATGTCAACATGTACAATAGGGAACCAAGGGGATCAATAGAATCGATGACAAATCGCCTTGTCTTGATCATCGGGGCCGGGCCCACCGGTCTCGCGCTCGCCCTTTGGCTGACCCGACTCGGTGTTGCGGTACGGATCATCGACAAGACCGACGAGCCGGGCACCACCTCTCGCGCGTTGGCGGTTCAGGTCCGCACGTTGGAGCTCTACCGCCAGTTGGGAATGGCTGATTCGCTCATAACGAGAGGCGTCAAGATTGCGGGCGTCAATCTCTGGGTAAAAGGCGCCAAGGCGGCGCGGGTGCCGTTTCAGGGAATTGGAGAGGGATTGAGCCCCTACCCCTTCGTGTTGGTCTTTCCGCAAGATATCCACGAACGATTGCTGATCGAACGGTTGGATGCCTTGGGAGTGAAGGTGGAGCGCGGGACGGAGCTGATCCGTTTCGATGAACAGGCTGACGGCGTGCAAGCCATGCTCAAACGGAAGGCCGGCGACGAAGAAGTCTGCGAAGCCGCCTATCTCGCGGGCTGCGACGGGGCGTCATCGACGGTGCGCGAACATCTTGCCGTCGGCTTTCCCGGTGGAACCTATGGAGGGCTTTTTTTCGTCGCCGACGTAGAGGCGGACGGGCCGACGACCGATGGGGAACTGCACGTCGATCTGGAGGAAGCCGATTTCGTGTTGGTTTTTCCCCTAAAGGGAAAAGGCCGCCTGCGTCTGGTCGGAACCGTGCGCGAGCCGCCGAACGGCACACCGCACGCGCTGACCTTCGAGGATGTGAGGGGTCGTGCCGTCGAGCACCTCAAACTCGATGTTGTCAGGGTGAATTGGTTTTCGACGTATCACGTGCACCACCGTGTCGCATCCCGTTTCCGGAAGGGACGCATATTCCTACTTGGAGATGCCGCCCACATCCATAGTCCGGTGGGTGGACAAGGAATGAACACGGGCATCGGCGATGCCGTGAACTTGGCGTGGAAGCTCGCGGCAGTGCTGAGGAGCGATGCAGCGGACCATCTGCTCGATACTTACGAGGCGGAGCGGATCGCCTTTGCGCGGCGGCTGGTTGCGACCACCGATCGCGTGTTTACGATCGTGACTCAGCGCGGCGTTATCGCTCGGTGGATACGTACCAAGCTCGTTCCACTCATGGCTCCATTGCTCTTCCGAGTCGCTTCGCTTCGTCGCTTTTTCTTTCGGACCGCCTCGCAGATCGGCGTCAATTATCGCCACAGCCCACTGAGCGCGGGTCACGCCGGATCCGTGCATGGAGGCGATCGTCTACCCTGGGTCGAGACGGAGCCGGGAACGGGCAATTTCGATCCGCTCACTTCGCTCGTGTGGCAGGTGCACGTGTATGGAGAACCACGACCCGGTATAGCCGATGTCTGCCGAAAGCTGCAGCTCCCGCTGCATGTTTTTCCGTGGCACCCGGCAATGAAGCAGGCCGGTTTGAAGCATGGGTCCCTCTATCTCATCAGGCCGGACGGCTATGTCGCCCTCGCCGATCCAGAATCCGATCCCGAACGGTTACATCGTTATTGTGATGAACGTGGCGTTCGGTATAGCTGCTGA
- a CDS encoding Beta-phosphoglucomutase hydrolase, with product MNRIDRHRLTNFDAVLFDMDGVITETAVLHAAAWKRLFDEYLKKLAACTGSLYEPFDPARDYRLYVDGKSRYDGVKDFLKSRSLTLPPGLPDDGPDRETIYGLGNKKDTYFDECFRETGVVVYPGTVRYLHAARAAGLKTAVVSSSHHCREIIRSAGLAPLFETHIDGHEIDRLHLHGKPAPDTFLEAARRVGVLPAKAIVIEDALAGVQAGRAGGFGLVIGVDRENQAEALRQQGADIVVTDLAELLPSEPETKPFPAPPAKN from the coding sequence ATGAATCGGATTGACCGGCACAGATTGACGAATTTCGATGCCGTCTTGTTCGACATGGACGGCGTCATCACCGAGACGGCCGTCTTGCATGCCGCCGCCTGGAAGCGACTGTTTGATGAGTATTTGAAAAAACTCGCCGCGTGCACAGGATCCCTCTATGAGCCGTTCGATCCCGCAAGAGACTATCGACTCTATGTAGACGGCAAATCGCGATACGACGGAGTAAAGGACTTTCTGAAGTCGCGCAGCTTAACTCTTCCGCCCGGCTTGCCCGACGATGGCCCCGATCGGGAAACGATCTATGGGTTGGGAAACAAGAAAGATACATACTTTGACGAGTGCTTTCGCGAGACCGGTGTGGTCGTGTACCCCGGCACGGTGCGGTATCTTCACGCGGCAAGGGCCGCCGGTTTGAAAACAGCCGTGGTGTCGTCCAGCCATCATTGCCGTGAAATTATCCGGAGTGCCGGCTTGGCACCGCTGTTTGAAACACACATCGACGGACACGAGATCGATCGTCTTCATCTTCACGGAAAACCGGCTCCGGATACGTTTCTCGAAGCGGCCCGGCGTGTGGGTGTGTTGCCGGCAAAGGCGATCGTGATCGAAGATGCCCTGGCCGGGGTCCAGGCCGGACGGGCCGGTGGTTTCGGTCTTGTGATCGGCGTCGATCGAGAGAATCAGGCTGAGGCGTTGCGACAACAGGGGGCGGATATCGTCGTGACCGATTTGGCGGAGCTGCTGCCGTCGGAACCGGAAACCAAGCCCTTTCCCGCGCCGCCGGCAAAGAACTGA
- a CDS encoding Maltose phosphorylase / Trehalose phosphorylase — protein MPALLEQGETMFALGNGYLGMRGCFEEGGPIGQNGTFINGFYESWPIIYPEEAYGLATTGQTIVNATDTKIIKLYVDDEPFWLPHANVRSFNRRLNMQSGTLDRDILWETPAGKRVSITSRRLVSFEHRHLAAIFYQVTMLDAAAPVVLSAEMIANEPAPRRNNHDPRQSKVFVEKVLHHRISYAKDRRIVLCHATNKSGMILSCAIDHVLDTSCGTTWTTHYTEDAGQVVATIDAKPGQTITLVKYMAYHTSHTAPPEEMCARVERTLDRAVAEGFPALLAGQERYMDDFWQRSDVTVATNPARAKASTTAVQQAIRFNLFHTLQAAARAENTGVPAKGLTGGAYEGHYFWDSEIYVLPFLIYTAPRIAKNLLRFRHGMLDKARERARQLNQRGAMYPWRTINGEEASAYYAAGTAQYHINADIMYALKKYVQATGDEEFLFDEGVEMLVETARLWLSLGFYSLRQEGKFCIHCVTGPDEYSTMVNNNVYTNLMARENLRYAAETVEKVRERRPDLFTALEHKTRLEASEVADWKRAADLMYVPYDERLKITPQDDKFLEEEPWDFKHVPPEKYPLLLYYHPLTIYRYQIIKQADLVLAMLLLGHEFSPELKRRNFEFYDPRTTGDSSLSPCIQSIMAAEVGDMTKALTYARVATLMDLGDVAGNVKDGCHIAAMGGVWMVFVYGFAGLRDYTGRLSFRPVLPEQLDCLRFRLTFQGQSLEVDVDPDATRYTLKAGSGLALNHEDQEIRLSPAAPSVVRPNRKSSDGGDEPREVRR, from the coding sequence ATGCCCGCCTTGCTCGAGCAAGGCGAGACCATGTTTGCGCTCGGAAACGGTTATCTCGGTATGCGAGGGTGCTTCGAAGAAGGAGGACCGATCGGCCAGAACGGCACCTTTATCAACGGCTTTTATGAGAGCTGGCCGATCATCTACCCCGAAGAGGCCTACGGCTTGGCGACGACAGGGCAAACGATCGTCAATGCGACCGACACCAAGATCATCAAACTGTACGTGGACGATGAGCCGTTTTGGCTTCCTCATGCCAATGTCAGGAGCTTCAATCGACGATTGAATATGCAGTCCGGGACACTGGACCGCGACATCCTCTGGGAAACGCCGGCGGGAAAGCGGGTCTCGATCACATCGCGTCGGCTGGTGTCTTTCGAACACCGTCATCTCGCGGCCATCTTCTACCAGGTCACGATGCTGGATGCGGCCGCTCCGGTCGTGCTCTCCGCCGAAATGATCGCGAACGAGCCCGCGCCAAGACGAAACAACCATGATCCCAGGCAATCGAAAGTGTTTGTCGAAAAAGTCCTGCATCACCGGATCAGTTATGCGAAAGACCGACGGATCGTCCTGTGTCACGCCACGAACAAAAGCGGAATGATACTCTCTTGCGCAATCGATCACGTGTTGGACACATCCTGCGGGACGACGTGGACGACTCATTACACGGAAGATGCGGGTCAAGTGGTCGCGACCATCGATGCAAAGCCCGGCCAGACGATCACCCTGGTGAAGTACATGGCCTACCATACGAGCCATACGGCGCCTCCGGAGGAGATGTGCGCGCGCGTGGAACGTACGCTGGACCGGGCGGTCGCCGAGGGGTTTCCCGCTCTGCTTGCGGGCCAAGAACGGTATATGGATGATTTCTGGCAACGAAGCGATGTCACCGTCGCGACGAATCCGGCGCGAGCCAAGGCTTCCACGACCGCCGTCCAGCAAGCCATCAGATTCAATCTGTTCCATACCCTACAGGCGGCCGCGCGCGCAGAGAACACGGGGGTGCCGGCGAAGGGGCTGACGGGGGGCGCCTATGAAGGGCACTACTTCTGGGACAGCGAAATCTATGTGTTGCCGTTTTTGATCTACACCGCCCCGCGGATCGCCAAAAATCTGCTGCGGTTCCGTCACGGCATGTTGGATAAGGCGCGCGAACGGGCGCGGCAGTTGAATCAACGAGGAGCCATGTATCCGTGGAGGACGATCAACGGCGAGGAGGCGTCGGCGTATTATGCCGCAGGGACCGCACAGTATCACATCAATGCCGACATTATGTATGCGCTGAAAAAGTACGTGCAGGCGACCGGCGATGAGGAATTTCTTTTCGATGAAGGGGTGGAGATGTTGGTCGAAACCGCCAGGTTATGGCTGTCGCTCGGTTTCTATTCGTTACGCCAGGAAGGCAAATTCTGCATTCATTGTGTGACCGGTCCCGATGAATACAGCACGATGGTCAATAACAATGTCTACACCAATTTGATGGCCCGCGAGAATCTCCGATACGCCGCCGAGACGGTGGAAAAGGTGCGCGAACGGCGGCCGGATTTATTCACCGCGCTGGAGCACAAGACCCGGCTGGAGGCCTCGGAGGTGGCGGATTGGAAGCGGGCCGCCGACCTGATGTATGTGCCTTACGATGAACGCCTGAAGATCACACCGCAAGACGATAAATTCCTGGAAGAAGAGCCGTGGGACTTCAAACACGTGCCGCCGGAAAAGTATCCGCTGCTGCTCTACTATCATCCGCTCACCATCTATCGGTATCAGATCATCAAACAGGCCGATCTCGTGCTGGCCATGCTGCTGCTCGGCCATGAGTTCTCCCCGGAGCTGAAGCGACGCAACTTCGAATTTTATGACCCCAGAACCACCGGAGACTCGTCGCTCTCACCCTGCATCCAAAGCATCATGGCCGCCGAAGTCGGCGACATGACGAAGGCGTTGACGTATGCACGAGTGGCGACGTTGATGGATTTGGGCGATGTCGCGGGAAATGTCAAAGACGGCTGCCATATTGCCGCCATGGGAGGAGTGTGGATGGTGTTCGTCTATGGCTTCGCCGGTCTGCGCGACTATACCGGCAGACTCAGCTTCCGGCCGGTCTTGCCGGAACAGTTGGACTGTCTCCGATTCAGGCTTACGTTTCAAGGACAGAGCCTTGAAGTCGATGTCGACCCGGATGCCACTCGCTACACGCTGAAAGCCGGCAGTGGGCTGGCGTTGAATCATGAAGATCAAGAGATTCGGCTCTCGCCCGCTGCGCCGTCCGTTGTACGACCGAATAGGAAATCCTCAGACGGCGGAGATGAACCACGCGAGGTTCGCCGATAG
- a CDS encoding Pyruvate dehydrogenase (quinone), with the protein MASKKTVADMLMERLISWGVDTIFGYPGDGVNGLFEGLRTHQKRIQFIQVRHEEAAAFAACGYAKFTRRLGVCLATSGPGGLHLLNGLYDAKYDGQPVLAITGHTFHDLIGTHFQQDLDLDKVYTDVAAFNQRVMGPAHLYNVVDEAVKAAVSQRTVAHITIPKDIQDWTEDGHRSAMNVAQHSGDITDESLPLPPASRLKKAAEVINAGSKVAILVGQGALGARAEVLELAEKIGAPIIKALLGKAVIPDDHPYTTGSHGLLGTAPSSEAVDECDTLVIIGSSFPYYQFYPKPGQARGVQIDINPNRIGLRYPVEVGLIGRSADVLAALLPLIEPKKTRRFLESIQAKMRQWNDLMEERASRTDLPMKPQVVPHQLNQFLNDDAIICCDSGTVTTWAARHIKIRGTMQFAASGTLCSMANALPYGIGAAVAYPGRQVVCFVGDGGLAMLMGDLVTLVKYQLPVKIIVIKNNSLGQIKWEQLAMEGHPEFGVELQPINFAGVARDCGLAGYTVDRPNEVPAVLREAFAYPGPALVEAVVDQNEPPMPGKITTKQALAFAESLAKGTKDRWEIIKTVVENKIREVV; encoded by the coding sequence ATGGCAAGCAAGAAAACGGTCGCAGACATGTTGATGGAACGATTGATCTCATGGGGAGTCGATACAATATTCGGATATCCGGGAGACGGTGTAAACGGATTGTTTGAAGGGCTGCGAACGCATCAAAAACGGATTCAATTTATCCAGGTCAGACATGAAGAGGCGGCCGCATTCGCCGCCTGCGGCTATGCAAAATTCACACGCCGGCTGGGTGTGTGCCTCGCGACGTCGGGTCCGGGAGGGCTTCATTTGCTCAACGGCCTTTATGATGCGAAATACGACGGCCAGCCGGTCTTGGCCATTACCGGGCACACCTTCCATGACTTGATCGGTACGCATTTCCAACAGGACCTCGATCTGGACAAGGTTTACACGGATGTCGCCGCGTTCAATCAGCGCGTGATGGGGCCCGCGCATCTGTACAACGTCGTGGATGAAGCGGTGAAGGCCGCCGTGAGTCAACGAACGGTGGCGCACATCACCATTCCGAAAGACATACAAGATTGGACGGAGGATGGCCATCGTTCGGCGATGAACGTCGCACAGCACAGCGGCGACATCACGGATGAGTCCTTGCCGCTCCCACCGGCATCCCGCCTGAAGAAAGCCGCTGAGGTCATCAATGCGGGATCGAAGGTCGCGATTCTCGTCGGACAGGGTGCCTTGGGCGCCCGCGCGGAAGTCCTCGAGCTGGCCGAGAAAATCGGTGCGCCGATCATCAAAGCGTTGTTGGGCAAGGCCGTCATCCCCGACGACCATCCTTATACGACCGGCAGCCATGGGTTGTTGGGCACGGCGCCCTCGTCGGAAGCCGTGGATGAATGCGACACCCTCGTCATCATCGGCAGCAGTTTTCCCTATTACCAGTTCTATCCCAAACCGGGTCAGGCGCGCGGCGTGCAGATCGACATCAATCCGAATCGGATCGGGTTGCGGTATCCCGTCGAAGTCGGCCTGATCGGCCGAAGCGCGGATGTCCTCGCCGCGTTGCTGCCGCTGATCGAGCCCAAGAAGACACGCCGATTCCTGGAATCCATCCAAGCGAAGATGCGGCAATGGAACGATCTGATGGAGGAACGGGCAAGTAGGACGGATCTTCCCATGAAACCGCAGGTGGTCCCCCATCAACTCAATCAGTTCCTGAACGACGATGCGATCATTTGTTGCGACAGCGGCACGGTTACGACGTGGGCGGCCCGGCACATCAAGATCCGGGGCACCATGCAATTCGCGGCCTCCGGGACGCTGTGTTCGATGGCCAACGCCTTGCCGTACGGCATCGGCGCAGCCGTCGCTTATCCGGGACGACAAGTCGTCTGCTTCGTCGGCGACGGCGGTCTCGCCATGCTCATGGGCGACCTCGTCACCCTGGTCAAATATCAATTGCCCGTCAAAATCATCGTGATCAAAAACAACTCATTGGGTCAGATCAAATGGGAACAACTCGCGATGGAGGGACATCCTGAGTTCGGCGTGGAACTTCAACCGATCAACTTTGCCGGTGTGGCGCGCGATTGCGGTTTGGCAGGGTATACCGTGGACCGGCCGAACGAGGTACCGGCCGTACTCCGGGAAGCGTTCGCCTATCCCGGTCCCGCACTGGTCGAGGCTGTGGTGGATCAGAATGAGCCGCCGATGCCGGGCAAGATCACGACCAAGCAGGCGTTGGCTTTTGCGGAGTCGTTGGCGAAAGGCACGAAGGACCGGTGGGAGATCATCAAGACGGTCGTGGAGAACAAGATCCGCGAAGTCGTGTAA